Proteins encoded together in one Drosophila willistoni isolate 14030-0811.24 chromosome XR unlocalized genomic scaffold, UCI_dwil_1.1 Seg105, whole genome shotgun sequence window:
- the LOC6645004 gene encoding plasma membrane ascorbate-dependent reductase CYBRD1 isoform X2, producing MLFSFGNNKSNMDPALINFKVLYVLTQLCGLTMIVLVGTWIGQHFGGLGGTANPSLEFNWHPLFMTIGFIYLYGNSILIYRGFRTTRKKTLKLTHASIHMGAFILTVIALKTVFDSHNLAKPQPIPNMYSLHSWLGLSAVIIFSLQYVAGFVAYLAPGIRENYKIAMMPFHIYFGLFGFVLAIASALMGITEKAIFAIPTYSALPAAGVLANIIGVLYVIFGALVVYLATEPAYKRKALPEDTALLSTNSATE from the exons GCAACAATAAGTCCAATATGGATCCAGCATTGATCAACTTTAAGGTGCTCTATGTGCTGACTCAACTTTGCGGTCTGACAATGATCGTGCTGGTGGGCACATGGATTGGGCAGCATTTCGGCGGTTTGGGTGGCACGGCGAATCCCTCACTTGAATTCAATTGGCATCCCCTCTTTATGACCATTGGATTTATCTACTTGTATGGCAATT CCATATTGATCTATCGCGGTTTTCGCACCACGCGCAAGAAGACTTTGAAACTAACCCACGCCAGCATTCATATGGGTGCCTTCATTTTGACGGTGATTGCCCTGAAGACCGTATTCGATTCGCATAATTTGGCCAAACCGCAACCCATACCCAATATGTATTCGCTGCACTCTTGGCTTGGCTTGTCGGCGGTGATCATCTTCTCGTTGCAATATGTGGCTGGTTTTGTGGCCTATCTGGCGCCTGGTATACGAGAGAACTATAAGATTGCCATGATGCCGTTTCACATCTATTTCGGTCTATTTGGCTTTGTTTTGGCCATAGCCAGTGCCCTCATGGGTATTACCGAGAAGGCCATATTTGCCAT TCCGACCTATTCTGCTTTGCCCGCTGCTGGAGTATTGGCCAATATAATTGGTGTACTCTATGTGATCTTTGGTGCTTTGGTTGTCTATTTGGCCACCGAACCGGCTTATAAACGCAAGGCTTTGCCTGAAGATACGGCCTTGTTGTCAACCAATTCGGCCACTGAGTAA
- the LOC6645004 gene encoding plasma membrane ascorbate-dependent reductase CYBRD1 isoform X3, which yields MDPALINFKVLYVLTQLCGLTMIVLVGTWIGQHFGGLGGTANPSLEFNWHPLFMTIGFIYLYGNSILIYRGFRTTRKKTLKLTHASIHMGAFILTVIALKTVFDSHNLAKPQPIPNMYSLHSWLGLSAVIIFSLQYVAGFVAYLAPGIRENYKIAMMPFHIYFGLFGFVLAIASALMGITEKAIFAIPTYSALPAAGVLANIIGVLYVIFGALVVYLATEPAYKRKALPEDTALLSTNSATE from the exons ATGGATCCAGCATTGATCAACTTTAAGGTGCTCTATGTGCTGACTCAACTTTGCGGTCTGACAATGATCGTGCTGGTGGGCACATGGATTGGGCAGCATTTCGGCGGTTTGGGTGGCACGGCGAATCCCTCACTTGAATTCAATTGGCATCCCCTCTTTATGACCATTGGATTTATCTACTTGTATGGCAATT CCATATTGATCTATCGCGGTTTTCGCACCACGCGCAAGAAGACTTTGAAACTAACCCACGCCAGCATTCATATGGGTGCCTTCATTTTGACGGTGATTGCCCTGAAGACCGTATTCGATTCGCATAATTTGGCCAAACCGCAACCCATACCCAATATGTATTCGCTGCACTCTTGGCTTGGCTTGTCGGCGGTGATCATCTTCTCGTTGCAATATGTGGCTGGTTTTGTGGCCTATCTGGCGCCTGGTATACGAGAGAACTATAAGATTGCCATGATGCCGTTTCACATCTATTTCGGTCTATTTGGCTTTGTTTTGGCCATAGCCAGTGCCCTCATGGGTATTACCGAGAAGGCCATATTTGCCAT TCCGACCTATTCTGCTTTGCCCGCTGCTGGAGTATTGGCCAATATAATTGGTGTACTCTATGTGATCTTTGGTGCTTTGGTTGTCTATTTGGCCACCGAACCGGCTTATAAACGCAAGGCTTTGCCTGAAGATACGGCCTTGTTGTCAACCAATTCGGCCACTGAGTAA
- the LOC111518947 gene encoding LOW QUALITY PROTEIN: adenylyl cyclase X E (The sequence of the model RefSeq protein was modified relative to this genomic sequence to represent the inferred CDS: substituted 1 base at 1 genomic stop codon) encodes MDTPTKSFNEDALDPQLIAQLKGWEWIYFRKKCRSVGLEQLFWRYVDRVASTNVMLFIYTIELLLGIHICVLFFLASSLTFYGLLPYIMAMILTPAIMCISLKEPTEFQHFYALNVIASCVIALMLTLMDTFVQLFHDVNYPLVPSYDHIVVSSIYLFLPISFYENGKPYLLGLLVSTIYLIYVLGTLNNNINDPMRQQKIISYGIYLLYLNVVFSFFRALTEFNLRKKILSRYQFIYKVKLVFXLVVKNEKMILETILPRKIARSMQDDVRARIEDECGQASSVALALPRKLFVEPHPEVSILVADMVNYTHLTTTLDVADLVDILHELFVAYDRSAEHFNVLRIKFLGDAYNCVSGIPLYNPEHATCCMNQGLEMIKATRDSRERRKLNIDMRIGVHSGEVFSGIIGRTKWEFDIWSKDVDITNRLESSGMPGKVHISERTLNLLENQYLYEEGSKKALDDPILKKNQIVTYLVTGPVRDLPTADTVVLKDDDGVSDNSFHASIVDEMQLSDVYKEVQQETQLGMKQEVEKMPVGITHIMRIVNCYSKNKHQSEDYLLNADISDLLVLFRNGTTEWNYINLPDFLMKYSMLTLLGAGTALVLMCFSLPFIFSQFLGTLSLHLALVIICLVTNYKKLWLQYRPLSPWSRPKFILSRGLMSLSELLEDQLFARMLMCVVAIFIIYSISSLKMIFCNLAEFELELIESDLSDQPPNLICFTPWTITHGIIVALSVLLLFFGLPMIFKLCLALIIVATHIVTVHAKYGFAFERSSTTNVGLKAEDAHTLYLFAFFIMIAIKERHITYMNKVDYYVKLRYGEKHAQTQNTTRSIRIIMANLLPSHVANDFLERRRLGELYYENFDKVAVMFATIENYEADRMGIRVLNEFICHFDDVLQKYTNKYKVEKIKVMGWTYMAACGLQVEHYADFSLQMPTQKRSNENVQYLRAKSSSVRFDFMAAETPKSPRDIPSLLNQNPLLELNDEVVVVMTQFAVDLLRVMQTIKTQDVFPDFGFGLKGTLKIGISHGPVMAGVVGLSKPHYDIWGHPVNMASRMTSTSIMGFIQVTEATASILRKCGIRCTYRGETFVKGIGEIPTYLVALDKSLNFQLDSTTNDDTDSGKAEEILLKKSSNHM; translated from the exons atgGACACACCGACAAAGAGCTTTAATGAAGACGCCTTAGACCCACAACTGATAGCCCAACTTAAGGGCTGGGAATGGATTTACTTTCGG aaaaaatgccgTTCGGTTGGCTTGGAGCAACTATTTTGGCGTTATGTCGATCGTGTGGCCTCGACCAATGTCATGTTATTTATCTATACCATCGAACTCCTGCTGGGCATACACATATGTGTATTGTTTTTTCTAGCATCG AGCCTCACATTCTATGGGTTATTGCCCTATATCATGGCCATGATATTGACGCCGGCTATAATGTGTATCTCCTTGAAGGAACCTACAgaatttcaacatttttatgCTCTAAACGTTATTGCCAGCTGTGTCATCGCTTTGATGCTGACACTTATGG ATACTTTTGTGCAGTTATTCCACGATGTCAACTACCCTTTGGTCCCGTCATATGATCATATTGTGGTTAgctcaatttatttatttcttcccATTAGTTTCTATGAGAATGGTAAACCCTATTTGTTGGGGCTTCTTGTCTCGACAATTTATCTCATTTATGTGCTGGGCACGctaaataataatatcaaTGATCCGATGAGACAACAGAAAATCATTTCATATGGCATATACCTATTATATCTGAATGTCGTATTTTCATTCTTTCGCGCATTGACGGAGTTTAATCTAAGAAAGAAGATCCTCTCACGTTACCAATT CATTTATAAAGTTAAGTTAGTCTTTTAGTTAGTTGTGAAGAATGAGAAGATGATATTAGAGACCATATTGCCCCGAAAGATAGCGCGTTCCATGCAGGATGATGTCCGTGCACGTATTGAAGATGAATGCGGTCAAGCTTCTAGTGTTGCATTGGCTCTACCCCG TAAACTCTTTGTGGAACCGCATCCGGAAGTATCGATTCTAGTGGCTGATATGGTTAACTATACACATCTAACCACAACTCTGGATGTTGCTGATCTGGTGGATATTCTCCACGAACTATTCGTTGCCTACGATCGCTCTGCCGAGCATTTCAATGTGTTGCGCATTAAATTCCTAGGCGATGCCTATAATTGCGTCTCGGGCATTCCTCTTTACAATCCTGAACATGCCACCTGTTGCATGAATCAGGGATTGGAAATGATCAAGGCCACGCGAGATTCCCGTGAGCGTcgaaaattgaatattgataTGCGTATCGGTGTACACTCTGGCGAGGTCTTTTCGGGCATCATTGGTCGCACCAAATGGGAGTTTGATATATGGTCCAAAGATGTGGATATCACTAATCGATTGGAGAGCTCGGGGATGCCCGGCAAAGTTCACATATCTGAACGTACACTCAATCTATTAGAAAATCAATACCTTTACGAAGAGGGATCCAAAAAGGCTTTGGATGATCCCATATTAAAGAAGAATCAGATTGTAACGTATTTGGTTACGGGTCCAGTGCGAGACTTACCTACTGCTGATACAGTTGTCCTTAAAGATGACGATGGCGTTTCAGACAACTCATTCCACGCCAGTATTGTGGATGAGATGCAGCTCAGCGATGTGTATAAGGAAGTTCAGCAGGAAACCCAGCTCGGTATGAAGCAGGAGGTGGAAAAAATGCCCGTTGGCATTACGCA TATAATGCGAATTGTTAACTGCTACAGTAAGAATAAACATCAGAGCGAGGATTATCTACTGAATGCGGATATCTCCGATTTATTGGTCCTCTTTCGTAATGGCACCACTGAGTGGAACTATATAAATCTTCCAGATTTCCTTATGAAGTACAGCATGCTGACTTTATTGGGTGCTGGCACTGCTCTGGTCCTTATGTGCTTTAGTTTGCCATT CATTTTTTCGCAATTCCTTGGAACACTCTCATTACATTTGGCATTGGTAATCATTTGCCTGGTGACAAACTATAAAAAACTTTGGCTACAATATCGCCCATTATCGCCATGGTCGCGGCCCAAGTTTATATTGAGTCGAGGGCTAATGAGCTTATCAGAGTTACTGGAAGATCAGCTTTTTGCACGGATGTTAATGTGTGTGGTGgcaatatttataatatactCGATATCATCGTTGAAAATG ATCTTTTGCAATTTGGCTGAATTTGAGCTAGAGTTGATTGAATCGGATTTATCTGATCAACCACCTAATCTGATATGTTTCACACCTTGG ACCATTACCCACGGCATTATTGTGGCCCTTAGTGTGTTGCTATTGTTCTTTGGACTTCCGATGATTTTCAAATTGTGCTTGGCCCTGATTATCGTGGCCACCCACATTGTCACCGTTCATGCCAAATATGGCTTCGCCTTCGAGCGATCGTCTACCACGAATGTGGGTCTTAAGGCTGAGGATGCTCACACCTTGTATTTGTTTGCCTTCTTCATAATGATTGCCATCAAAGAGCGACATATTACCTATATGAATAAGGTGGATTACTA TGTGAAATTACGTTATGGGGAGAAGCATGCTCAGACACAGAATACCACACGTTCGATTAGGATTATAATGGCAAACCTTTTGCCGTCGCATGTGGCAAATGATTTTCTAGAACGTCGACGACTTGGTGAACTTTATTATGAGAATTTCGATAAAGTAGCAGTTATGTTTGCCACCATTGAGAATTATGAAGCCGATCGCATGGGCATACGTGTGCTGAATGAGTTCATATGCCATTTCGATGATGTATTGCAAAAATATACCAACAAATACAAGGTGGAAAAGATCAAAGTAATGGGCTGGACATATATGGCTGCCTGTGGCCTACAAGTGGAGCATTATGCGGATTTCTCACTGCAAATGCCAACCCAGAAACGCAGTAATGAAAACGTTCAATATCTGCGTGCCAAATCGA GTAGTGTACGATTTGATTTCATGGCTGCTGAAACTCCAAAATCCCCAAGGGACATCCCATCGCTCCTTAATCAGAATCCATTACTGGAGCTTAACGATGAGGTTGTCGTTGTTATGACCCAATTTGCAGTCGATCTTCTGCGTGTAATGCAGACCATCAAAACACAAGATGTGTTTCCCGACTTTGGCTTCGGTTTGAAGGGAACCCTAAAAATTG GAATTTCCCATGGCCCAGTGATGGCTGGTGTGGTGGGCCTTTCCAAGCCACACTATGACATTTGGGGTCATCCAGTTAACATGGCCTCACGCATGACATCCACATCGATTATGGGTTTCATACAGGTGACCGAAGCTACAGCCTCAATATTACGTAAATGTGGCATTCGTTGCACTTATCGAGGTGAGACATTTGTCAAGGGCATCGGAGAAATTCCCACCTATCTGGTGGCTCTTGACAAATCATTGAATTTTCAACTTGATAGTACAACAAATGACGACACAGATAGTGGAAAAGCTGAAGAAATTTTGCTTAAGAAATCGAGTAATCATATGtga